Proteins encoded by one window of Rutidosis leptorrhynchoides isolate AG116_Rl617_1_P2 chromosome 7, CSIRO_AGI_Rlap_v1, whole genome shotgun sequence:
- the LOC139859042 gene encoding uncharacterized protein, with product MAKQWPGPSCFLGDFNSVCTPEERLRENIDFNSIDSFKNFINHANLIDQVLSNDVFTWEGPLGKFSRIDRVLINNKWALLWPDAILQSAPPDRSDHKPLIWAKVLVNWGPKPFRFNHSWLSKPGFLKFCEDLWNEFDVQGWAAFKIAKKLRLLKAYLKLWSSSHQNNDEVSLKIVEGYIKSLKMFFQQRDLSNSEILELAALKKRKKVLSVRIESKRRLHSRFKWLRLGDKNTHFFHIVSHIRQQSSYIAGMMVDNVWSDDPDVVKEATVTFFESLFKLQPSLSGLIDL from the coding sequence ATGGCAAAACAATGGCCGGGTCCATCATGTTTTTTGGGTGACTTTAATTCGGTATGCACACCCGAAGAAAGATTACGTGAAAACATCGATTTTAATAGTATTGACTCGTTTAAAAATTTCATTAACCATGCTAATCTTATCGATCAAGTGTTATCCAATGATGTTTTTACATGGGAAGGTCCGTTAGGAAAATTCTCTCGCATTGACCGCGTGCTTATCAATAACAAATGGGCACTCTTATGGCCCGATGCTATTCTTCAATCAGCCCCTCCTGATCGATCAGACCATAAACCACTGATCTGGGCAAAAGTGTTAGTTAATTGGGGACCGAAACCTTTTAGATTCAACCATTCTTGGCTCTCAAAACCGGGCTTCCTCAAATTTTGTGAGGACTTGTGGAACGAATTTGATGTACAGGGGTGGGCAGCTTTCAAGATTGCAAAGAAATTGCGTCTGTTAAAGGCGTATTTGAAACTTTGGAGTTCATCCCATCAAAATAATGATGAAGTCAGCCTTAAGATTGTAGAAGGTTACATTAAATCATTGAAGATGTTTTTTCAACAACGTGATCTTTCCAATTCAGAAATTTTAGAATTGGCTGCCCTCAAAAAAAGGAAAAAAGTGTTATCTGTTCGAATTGAATCAAAAAGGCGTTTACACTCTCGTTTTAAGTGGCTGCGATTAGGCGACAAAAACACTCATTTCTTTCACATCGTGTCTCATATACGGCAACAATCATCTTACATTGCAGGCATGATGGTTGATAATGTTTGGTCAGATGACCCTGATGTTGTTAAGGAAGCCACTGTAACGTTTTTTGAATCTCTGTTCAAGTTGCAACCTTCACTCTCGGGCTTAATTGATTTATAG